A window from Peromyscus eremicus chromosome 1, PerEre_H2_v1, whole genome shotgun sequence encodes these proteins:
- the LOC131903628 gene encoding vomeronasal type-2 receptor 116-like, whose protein sequence is MNFKDEVQLISTENMYYAIREENEARWLPQHLVWCTEERNARPDDLVDAVALPEGLGFTEPMFLILQCLILYHAYAYTSSECYYRMKEEFHHEGDVTIGVFFPVHTFYTGNKVPHSYLPNIYTDFHIKYNFKIHQLVLVLIFAIEEINRNPHLLPNISLGYDFYNVPYSEKNILMNALFWITGQSRLQKIDCNYNCVNERKLTAAITGLSWVKSAHFGTLLQLYKFPQLTVGPFEPIFSDRGQFTSLYQMAPQGTTLSLAMVSLMLHFGWSWVGLLIRDDHRGTQFLADIREKMEKNQVYIAFVEMIQSTLNSLAYKYWKSLGIVQETLANIIIIYGDNDSLQGLMSNIGQQILTSKVWVMTSEWDVTNNADYFLLDSFHGSLIFSQHHEQVPEFKNFIQTINPYKYPEDNYLPKLWFLFFKCSFSELDCHLLDNCQPNASLELLPRHIFDMVMNEDSYNTYKAVYTVAHSLHEMCLQQLQMQPFGNGERMVFFPWQLHPFLRNIHVGGNMALEWKQKLDDDKYDILNFWNFPKGLGLKVKVGNFLPNAPQSQQFTLSEKMIRWPERYSEIPHSVCSKSCGPGFRKISLEGKAVCCYDCTPCADNEISNETDMEKCMKCPESHYAETEKKHCLKKAVSFLNHEDPLGMSLTTIALCFSVLTTVVLGLFVKHRDTPIVKANNRTLSYTLLITLTVCFLCSLLFIGHPNTITCILQQMVFGCAFTVALATVLAKAITVVIAFKVTFPRRVLRWLIISKAPNFIIPMCTLIHLVLCGIWLGTSPPFLDQDAHAEHGHIILVCNKGSDFAFHSILGYLCSLALGSFTMAFMSRNLPDAFNEAKFLSFSMLVFFCVWVTFLPVYHSTKGKVMVAMEVFSILASSAALLGFIFVPKCYIILIRPDKNSVHHIRNRPHSRRNNPLKT, encoded by the exons TCATGCATATGCCTATACTTCCTCTGAGTGTTAttacagaatgaaagaagaatTTCACCATGAAGGAGATGTAACCATTGGTGTATTTTTCCCAGTTCATACTTTCTACACAGGCAACAAAGTTCCACATTCTTATCTGCCAAACATTTACACCGACTTTCACATAAA gtataattttaaaatacaccagTTGGTTCTGGTTCTGATATTTGCCATTGAGGAGATCAACAGGAACCCTCATCTTTTACCAAACATATCTCTGGGATATGACTTTTATAATGTCCCATACAGTGAGAAAAACATTCTTATGAATGCTCTTTTTTGGATCACAGGCCAGAGTAGACTTCAAAAAATTGACTGTAATTATAACTGTGTAAACGAGAGAAAGTTAACAGCTGCAATAACAGGGCTATCATGGGTAAAATCTGCCCATTTTGGGACACTGCTTCAGCTCTACAAATTTCCACAG ctcACTGTTGGTCCTTTTGAGCCTATCTTCAGTGACCGAGGTCAGTTTACTTCTCTCTACCAGATGGCCCCCCAAGGCACAACTCTGTCTCTTGCCATGGTCTCTTTGATGCTTCATTTTGGCTGGTCCTGGGTTGGTCTGCTTATCCGAGATGATCATAGAGGGACTCAGTTTCTAGCAGATATCagagaaaagatggagaaaaatcAAGTCTACATAGCTTTTGTTGAAATGATCCAAAGTACCTTGAATTCATTAGCATACAAATACTGGAAAAGTCTTGGCATCGTCCAGGAAACATTGGCCAATATTATCATCATTTATGGTGACAATGACTCACTACAAGGTTTAATGAGCAACATAGGGCAACAGATTTTGACGAGTAAAGTCTGGGTCATGACCTCTGAGTGGGATGTTACTAATAATGCTGATTATTTCTTGCTAGATTCATTCCATGGAAGTCTCATTTTTTCACAACACCATGAGCAGGTgcctgaatttaaaaattttatccaaACAATTAATCCTTACAAATACCCAGAAGACAATTACCTTCCTAaattgtggtttttgttcttcAAGTGCTCATTTTCAGAGCTTGATTGTCATCTTTTGGACAATTGCCAACCAAATGCTTCCTTGGAATTACTGCCTAGACATATTTTTGACATGGTAATGAATGAAGACAGCTACAATACATACAAGGCTGTCTATACTGTGGCCCACAGTCTCCATGAGATGTGTCTTCAGCAATTACAAATGCAACCATTTGGAAATGGGGAAAGAATGGTGTTCTTCCCCTGGCAG CTTCATCCTTTCTTGAGGAATATCCATGTGGGAGGCAACATGGCTTTAGAATGGAAACAGAAGTTAGATGATGATAAGTATGATATTCTCAACTTTTGGAATTTTCCAAAGGGTCTTGGACTAAAAGTGAAAGTAGGAAATTTTTTGCCCAATGCTCCCCAGAGTCAACAGTTTACTTTATCTGAGAAGATGATACGATGGCCAGAAAGATACTCAGAG ATTCCTCATTCTGTGTGCAGTAAGAGCTGTGGTCCTGGATTCAGGAAAATTTCCCTAGAGGGCAAGGCTGTTTGCTGCTATGATTGCACTCCTTGTGCAGACaatgagatttccaatgagacag ATATGGAAAAGTGCATGAAATGTCCAGAGAGTCATtatgcagagacagagaagaaacattgtctcaaGAAAGCTGTGAGTTTTCTAAACCATGAGGACCCCTTGGGGATGTCTCTCACAACCATAGCTCTGTGCTTCTCTGTACTCACAACTGTGGTTCTTGGACTCTTTGTGAAGCACAGAGACACTCCAATTGTCAAAGCTAATAATAGGACCCTTAGTTACACATTGCTTATCACACTCACTGTCTGTTTCCTATGTTCCTTGCTCTTCattggccatcccaacaccaTAACCTGTATCCTGCAGCAGATGGTATTTGGATGTGCTTTCACTGTGGCTCTTGCCACTGTGTTGGCCAAAGCTATCACTGTGGTTATTGCCTTCAAGGTTACTTTTCCAAGGAGAGTGCTGAGGTGGTTAATAATATCAAAGGCTCCAAACTTCATCATCCCCATGTGTACTCTGATCCACCTTGTCCTCTGTGGAATATGGCTAGggacctcccctcccttccttgacCAAGACGCTCATGCTGAACATGGGCATATCATCCTTGTGTGTAACAAGGGCTCAGATTTTGCCTTCCATAGTATACTGGGATATCTCTGCTCTTTGGCACTTGGGAGTTTTACTATGGCTTTCATGTCACGGAATCTGCCTGATgcattcaatgaagccaagttcctctcattcagcatgctggtgttcttctgtgtttgggtcacattcctccctgtctaccacagcaccaaggggaaGGTCATGGTGGCTATGGAAGTCTTCTCTATCTTGGCTTCTAGTGCAGCCCTCCTTGGCTTCATTTTTGTCCCTAAGTGCTATATTATCTTAATAAGGCCAGATAAGAACTCAGTTCATCATATCAGAAACAGGCCACATTCTAGAAGGAATAACCCTCTCAAAACCTAG